A genomic region of Mustela erminea isolate mMusErm1 chromosome 12, mMusErm1.Pri, whole genome shotgun sequence contains the following coding sequences:
- the MSMP gene encoding prostate-associated microseminoprotein, with product MTLRMLWAGQAKGVLGSWGIICLVISLLLQQPGVHSKCYFQAQAPCHYEGKYFTLGESWLRKDCFHCTCLHPVGVGCCDTSQHPIDFPAGCEVRQEAGTCQFSLVQKSDPRLPCKGGGPDPEWGSANTPAPGAPAPHSS from the exons ATGACCCTAAGGATGCTCTGGGCTGGACAGGCGAAGGGGGTCCTGGGAAGCTGGGGGATCATCTGCTTGGtgatctctctgctcctccagcagCCAGGAGTCCACAGCAAGTGCTACTTTCAAGCTCAAG CCCCCTGCCACTATGAAGGGAAATATTTCACCCTGGGTGAGTCTTGGCTCCGCAAGGACTGTTTCCATTGTACCTGTCTGCATCCCGTCGGTGTGGGCTGCTGTGACAC GTCCCAGCATCCCATCGACTTCCCTGCAGGCTGTGAGGTACGTCAGGAGGCAGGAACCTGCCAATTCTCCCTGGTGCAAAAATCTGACCCTCGGCTACCCTGCAAAGGGGGAGGGCCCGACCCAGAATGGGGCTCAGCTAACACCcctgctcctggggctcctgctccCCACTCCAGCTAA
- the RGP1 gene encoding RAB6A-GEF complex partner protein 2, with translation MIEVVAELSRGPVFLAGEALECVVTVTNPLPPTATSASSEALAWASAQIHCQFHASESRVALPPPDSSQPDVQPESQTVFLPHRGERGQCILSTPPKILFCDLRLDPGESKSYSYSEVLPIEGPPSFRGQSVKYVYKLTIGCQRVNSPITLLRVPLRVLVLTGLQDVRFPQDEAVAPSSPFLEEDEGGKKDSWIAELAGERLMAATSCRSLHLYNISDGRGKVGTFGIFKSVYRLGEDVVGTLNLGEGTVACLQFSVSLQTEERVQPEYQRRRRTGGVPSVSHVTHARHQESCLHTTRTSFSLPIPLSSTPGFCTAIVSLKWRLHFEFVTSREPGLVLLPPLEQPEPVTWTGPEQVPVDTFSWDLPIKVLPTSPTLASYAAPGPSTSTITI, from the exons ATGATTGAAGTGGTAGCAGAGCTGAGCCGAGGTCCTGTCTTTCTGGCGGGGGAGGCGCTGGAGTGTGTAGTGACGGTCaccaaccccctgccccccaccgccaCCTCTGCATCCAG TGAGGCTCTGGCCTGGGCCAGTGCCCAAATCCACTGCCAGTTCCATGCCAGTGAGAGTCGAGTAGCACTACCACCCCCTGACTCCAGTCAGCCAGATGTCCAGCCAGAGAGCCAGACTGTCTTTCTGCCACACCGAG GCGAGAGAGGTCAGTGTATCCTTTCCACTCCACCAAAAATCCTTTTCTGTGATCTGAGGCTAGATCCCGGAGAGTCCAAATCAT ACTCCTACAGTGAAGTGCTGCCCATAGAGGGACCACCCTCCTTTCGGGGTCAGTCAGTCAAGTATGTCTACAAACTGACCATTGGCTGCCAGCGTGTCAACTCACCCATCACTTTACTCAGGGTTCCTCTGAGGGTTCTTGTGCTGACGG GCCTTCAAGATGTCCGGTTTCCCCAGGATGAGGCCGTAGCCCCATCTAGTCCATTCCTGGAAGAGGATGAAGGTGGGAAGAAGGATTCCTGGATAGCTGAGCTGGCTGGGGAGCGTCTCATGGCTGCCACATCCTGCCGCAGCCTCC ATCTATACAATATCAGTGATGGCCGAGGAAAAGTTGGGACATTTGGCATCTTCAAATCTGTATACAGACTCGGCGAGGATGTGGTGGGGACCTTAAACTTAGGGGAAGGAACTGTAGCTTGTTTGCAG TTTTCAGTAAGCTTACAGACTGAGGAGCGTGTACAGCCCGAGTACCAGAGGCGCCGCAGGACGGGGGGTGTCCCCTCCGTGTCTCATGTGACTCATGCCCGGCACCAGGAGTCCTGCCTGCATACAACcagaaccagcttctccctccccatccctctcaGCTCCACCCCAGGCTTCTGCACAGCCATTG TGTCCCTGAAGTGGCGATTGCATTTTGAATTTGTAACATCACGAGAACCAGGTTTGGTGCTCCTACCCCCTTTGGAACAGCCTGAGCCTGTCACCTGGACAGGGCCTGAGCAAGTGCCCGTGGACACCTTCAGCTGGGACCTTCCCATCAAGGTGCTGCCCACAAGCCCTACCCTGGCCTCATATgcagccccaggccccagcaccAGCACCATAACCATCTGA